A genomic stretch from Amia ocellicauda isolate fAmiCal2 chromosome 23, fAmiCal2.hap1, whole genome shotgun sequence includes:
- the rnaset2 gene encoding ribonuclease T2, with amino-acid sequence MKSLALVALLCVSHALVVASYQLSQKGQGWTHLILTHHWPQTLCSMEHVTCHGFDYWTLHGLWPDKTDMCNSSWHFNASNIEDLLPTMKKWWPDLLHSGSTKFWKHEWDKHGTCAAVLETLNSQHKYFSKALELYKKVDLDGILKKFNILPSTTYYKLDDIKGAITNFYNVKPKIQCVVPSRGEDVQTLGQIEICFDKEFQLTDCVEYSQELPHDNNEILTFDISASSGFSVCVDSMQVYYPPTETRH; translated from the exons ATGAAGTCTCTGGCCTTGGTGGCGCTGCTGTGTGTCAGCCATGCACTGGTGGTTGCATCCTATCAACTATCCCAGAAAGg ACAGGGGTGGACACATCTGATTCTGACTCATCACTGGCCACAGACTCTTTGTTCT ATGGAGCATGTTACCTGTCATGGGTTTGATTATTGGACCTTACATGGACTCTG GCCGGATAAAACGGACATGTGTAATTCTTCGTGGCATTTCAATGCCAGCAACATAGAG GACTTACTACCAACAATGAAAAAGTGGTGGCCTGATTTACTGCACAGCGGCTCCACAAAATTCTG GAAGCATGAATGGGATAAACATGGAACGTGTGCCGCTGTTCTAGAGACCCTGAACTCTCAGCATAAATACTTCAGCAAGGCGCTCGAACTGTACAAGAAAGTGGACCTGGATGG AATTCTAAAGAAGTTCAACATATTGCCGTCGACAACATATTACAAG CTGGATGATATTAAGGGAGCCATTACCAATTTTTACAATGTAAAACCAAAGATCCAGTGTGTTGTTCCATCACGG GGGGAGGATGTACAAACGCTGGGTCAAATTGAAATCTGCTTTGACAAAGAATTTCAATTAACGGACTGTGTGGAGTACAGCCAGGAGCTCCCCCACGACAATAATGAGATTCTAACCTTTGATATTTCTGCGTCCTCAGGATTCTCGGTCTGTGTCGACTCGATGCAGGTGTACTATCCTCCCACAGAAACCAGACATTAG